One Solanum lycopersicum chromosome 2, SLM_r2.1 genomic region harbors:
- the LOC104645870 gene encoding aquaporin NIP1-1-like, with translation MQLVAELLGTYLSMFAGFAAMVINKKIMMVMIYTVGPVFGAHFNPAVTVAFASCKRVAWRNASASIYVSTSRGSNSSNCHSEINVQGRATSVSENNSSWLRFVVSWIRIHDHFLPHVGELNGHVIGAVITINSILAGPISGGSINPTRSLGPAILSNCYKKQWIYILGPTAGATTGIWFYNAMKSVKSYNEVTKFLPFLRRLAQNKV, from the exons ATGCAGTTAGTGGCAGAGCTTTTAGGCACCTACTTATCGATGTTTGCTGGTTTTGCTGCCATGGTGATAAACAAAAAGATTATGATGGTTATGATCTACACTGTTGGGCCTGTTTTTGGTGCCCATTTTAACCCTGCTGTCACCGTTGCTTTTGCTTCATGTAAAAGGGTAGCATGGAGAAATGCAA GTGCCAGCATATATGTTAGCACAAGTCGTGGGAGCAACTCTAGCAACTGTCACAGTGAGATTAATGTTCAAGGAAGAGCAACTTCAGTTTCTGAGAACAATTCTAGCTGGCTCAGATTTGTAGTCTCTTGGATTAGAATTCATGATCACTTTCTACCTCAT GTTGGAGAACTCAATGGACATGTTATTGGAGCTGTAATCACAATTAACTCTATCCTTGCTGG GCCTATTTCAGGGGGATCAATTAATCCAACAAGAAGTTTGGGACCAGcaattttatcaaattgttACAAGAAACAATGGATATACATTTTGGGTCCTACAGCAGGAGCTACAACTGGTATCTGGTTTTACAATGCAATGAAGTCTGTTAAGTCCTATAATGAAGTCACTAAGTTTCTTCCCTTTCTCCGAAGATTAGCccaaaacaaagtttaa